From Aliarcobacter butzleri, the proteins below share one genomic window:
- a CDS encoding YaaA family protein, whose translation MKILFSPSETKNSGGLNKSFDNSSFIFPELYSFREEILNKYNNFIKTASKTQLEKLFGTKKDEIINSYKKDIFQSLIMKAILRYEGVAYDYLEYKVLDRNEQKYIDENVLIFSNLFGVLKASDEIPDYKLKQGETFDNLKIEKFYCDSFSSKLDEFLKDEDIIDLRAGFYEKFYQIKKPYITMKFIKDGKVVSHWAKAYRGIILRLLAQNNIQNIDQLMSMEIENLSIEEIKKQKLKTEIIYSIK comes from the coding sequence ATGAAAATCCTATTTTCTCCAAGTGAAACAAAAAACTCTGGAGGCTTGAATAAATCTTTTGATAATTCTTCTTTTATTTTTCCTGAACTTTACAGTTTTAGAGAAGAAATTTTAAATAAATATAACAATTTTATAAAAACTGCTTCAAAAACACAACTTGAAAAACTTTTTGGAACAAAAAAAGATGAAATAATAAATTCATATAAAAAAGATATCTTCCAAAGTCTAATTATGAAAGCAATTTTAAGATATGAAGGTGTTGCTTATGACTATTTGGAATATAAAGTTTTAGATAGAAACGAACAAAAATATATAGACGAAAATGTTTTGATTTTTTCGAATCTTTTTGGAGTTTTAAAAGCAAGTGATGAAATTCCTGACTATAAACTAAAACAAGGTGAAACTTTTGACAATTTAAAAATAGAAAAGTTTTACTGTGATAGTTTCTCTTCAAAACTTGATGAGTTTTTAAAAGATGAAGATATTATTGATTTAAGAGCTGGATTTTATGAAAAATTTTATCAAATCAAAAAACCATATATAACAATGAAATTCATAAAAGATGGTAAAGTTGTAAGTCACTGGGCAAAAGCTTATAGAGGAATTATTTTAAGGTTATTAGCTCAAAATAATATTCAAAATATAGATCAATTAATGAGTATGGAAATTGAAAATCTTTCAATTGAAGAAATTAAAAAACAAAAATTAAAAACGGAAATTATATATTCTATAAAATAA
- a CDS encoding ComEA family DNA-binding protein, translating to MKKIFGLIALCGTFLFGAINLQTASKEELMSIKGIGEKKAEQIMEYRKTNTIKSADDLKNIKGFGDNIVANVKENNIDTIKEQAKNEVNEKVDETKKDAQKKLDEKSEELSNKLNEKASSFFK from the coding sequence ATGAAAAAAATCTTTGGATTGATTGCTTTATGCGGAACATTTCTTTTTGGTGCTATTAATTTACAAACAGCTTCAAAAGAAGAACTTATGAGTATTAAAGGAATAGGTGAAAAAAAAGCTGAGCAAATTATGGAATATAGAAAAACAAATACTATAAAAAGCGCAGATGACTTGAAAAACATCAAAGGTTTTGGTGATAATATTGTTGCAAATGTAAAAGAAAACAATATAGATACTATAAAAGAACAAGCTAAAAATGAAGTAAATGAAAAAGTTGATGAAACAAAAAAAGATGCTCAAAAAAAATTAGATGAAAAATCTGAAGAGTTGAGTAATAAACTTAACGAAAAAGCTTCAAGCTTCTTCAAATAA
- a CDS encoding DUF4198 domain-containing protein — protein MIKKFSLIVLFSIIASVQSVAHDFWIHSTSYTLPWNKLGAITNLYMGHGHLYPVDEVFDGDVKFKIVQPDNKEKVIEEKLLGYKEILKKEGTYIVSGKTNPAFWTYYFDEKGNKSWKAGTKQDVKNIISSKQYNKFAKAILNVGETKDENYSKVLGDTLEIIPMENPNKLVGNGQYLTVKILFKNEPLASSKVYGSYAGFSNNGDYAFVTTTNKDGLAKIKLSHSGYWILKTDYSEAASKELEDKVNEIFYVATLTFQAQ, from the coding sequence ATGATTAAAAAATTTAGTTTAATAGTTCTATTTAGTATAATAGCATCAGTACAAAGTGTAGCTCATGATTTTTGGATACATTCTACGAGTTATACTCTTCCTTGGAATAAATTGGGAGCTATAACAAATTTATATATGGGACATGGACATTTATATCCTGTAGATGAAGTCTTTGATGGTGATGTTAAATTTAAAATAGTTCAACCAGATAATAAAGAAAAAGTTATCGAAGAAAAACTTTTAGGTTACAAAGAGATATTAAAAAAAGAGGGAACTTACATAGTTTCAGGTAAAACAAATCCTGCTTTTTGGACATATTACTTTGATGAAAAAGGAAATAAAAGTTGGAAAGCTGGAACAAAACAAGATGTAAAAAATATAATCTCAAGTAAACAATATAACAAATTTGCAAAAGCAATTTTAAATGTTGGAGAAACAAAAGATGAAAATTACTCAAAAGTTCTAGGAGATACTTTAGAAATAATTCCTATGGAGAATCCAAATAAACTTGTTGGAAATGGTCAATACTTAACAGTAAAAATACTATTTAAAAATGAGCCTTTGGCTTCCTCAAAAGTTTATGGTAGTTATGCAGGATTTTCAAATAATGGAGATTATGCTTTTGTAACAACTACAAATAAAGATGGACTTGCAAAAATTAAGTTAAGTCACTCTGGATATTGGATATTAAAAACAGACTATTCTGAAGCTGCATCAAAAGAGCTAGAAGATAAGGTGAATGAAATTTTTTATGTAGCAACATTAACTTTTCAAGCCCAATAA
- a CDS encoding metallophosphoesterase, protein MIFLTFIITLLHEIISFGISKTKYTKNRREFFKKGLDIGVISAVIATNVKAIDNARHVELEVVDVKINNLKKPYKIIQISDIHIGGLITKNFIKSMVDKINLLNADVVVITGDLVDTKLEFARPALDELKNLQSKYGTYFIVGNHEYFHGVKPIIDYVNSLGIKTLENQNVYIGEKDEGFYLAGVYDRFGFRYGSYIPDINKALENCENNPTILLAHQPKYINEIKDTKNIDLILCGHTHGGQIFPFNFLVKLEQPYVKGLHQHNDTTQVYVNKGTGFWGPPMRLGASSEITVLRLS, encoded by the coding sequence ATGATTTTTTTAACATTTATTATTACTTTATTACATGAAATCATCTCTTTTGGGATTTCAAAAACAAAATATACTAAAAATCGACGAGAATTTTTTAAAAAAGGTTTAGATATCGGTGTTATATCAGCAGTTATTGCAACAAATGTTAAAGCTATCGATAATGCACGACATGTTGAACTTGAAGTAGTTGATGTAAAAATAAATAATCTAAAAAAACCTTATAAAATAATACAAATAAGCGATATTCACATTGGTGGATTGATTACAAAAAATTTTATAAAATCAATGGTTGATAAAATAAATCTTTTAAATGCAGATGTAGTTGTGATAACTGGTGATTTAGTTGATACTAAACTAGAGTTTGCGCGTCCAGCACTTGATGAATTAAAAAATTTACAATCAAAATATGGAACATATTTTATAGTTGGAAATCATGAATATTTTCACGGAGTAAAACCAATCATTGATTATGTAAACTCTTTGGGAATTAAAACTTTAGAAAATCAAAATGTTTATATTGGAGAAAAAGATGAAGGTTTCTATTTAGCTGGAGTTTACGATAGATTTGGTTTTAGATATGGTTCATATATTCCTGATATAAATAAAGCTTTAGAAAATTGTGAAAATAATCCTACAATTTTATTAGCACATCAACCAAAATATATAAATGAAATAAAAGATACGAAAAATATTGATTTAATACTTTGTGGACACACTCACGGTGGACAAATCTTTCCATTTAATTTTTTGGTAAAACTTGAACAACCTTATGTAAAAGGACTTCACCAACATAATGATACAACTCAAGTTTACGTAAATAAAGGAACTGGATTTTGGGGACCACCTATGAGATTAGGAGCTTCAAGTGAGATAACTGTTTTAAGATTGTCTTAA
- a CDS encoding DUF4198 domain-containing protein: MKNIKKLLFVSVMFFLSLVNLNAHSLWVNSFESFTHKPAHIIVGLGWGHLMPIDDILNSPNGRVIVEEFKITSPNGEIINLDIPSSDPKEATKKVKDFDVLSADLGLQKIALKENSQKGVYKIEAKSKPTFYTEYIDTKGNKRLKLTTMDKLDDIQKILMSVKYEAFAKSYLTIDKWEEQKATNKGLEIIPKTDLSNVKVGDLVEFEVLFEGKPLHLTASSMDYISANSNSFGQNDGFSLMSYIENGKAQFRVQSAGQWRVSCNHRDTVTKDGSFKDLFGKVEYVFNASTITFNVKE, encoded by the coding sequence ATGAAAAATATAAAAAAATTACTGTTTGTTAGTGTAATGTTTTTTTTAAGTTTAGTAAACTTAAATGCTCACTCACTTTGGGTAAATTCTTTTGAGTCATTTACTCATAAACCTGCCCATATTATAGTTGGTTTAGGTTGGGGACATTTAATGCCAATTGATGATATTTTAAACTCTCCAAATGGTAGAGTTATTGTTGAAGAGTTTAAAATAACTTCACCAAATGGTGAAATAATAAATCTTGATATTCCATCAAGTGACCCTAAGGAAGCAACAAAAAAAGTAAAAGATTTTGATGTTCTTAGTGCAGATTTGGGATTGCAAAAAATTGCATTAAAAGAGAATAGTCAAAAAGGTGTTTATAAAATAGAGGCAAAAAGTAAACCTACTTTTTATACTGAATATATAGATACAAAAGGTAATAAAAGATTAAAATTAACAACAATGGATAAACTTGATGATATTCAAAAGATTTTAATGTCTGTTAAATATGAAGCATTTGCAAAATCTTATTTAACTATTGATAAATGGGAAGAACAAAAAGCTACAAATAAAGGTTTAGAAATCATTCCAAAAACAGATTTATCAAATGTAAAAGTAGGAGACTTAGTAGAATTTGAAGTTTTATTTGAAGGAAAACCTCTACATTTAACTGCATCTAGTATGGATTATATAAGTGCGAATAGTAACTCATTTGGACAAAATGATGGATTTTCTTTGATGTCATATATTGAAAATGGAAAAGCACAATTTAGAGTTCAAAGTGCAGGACAGTGGAGAGTTTCATGCAATCATAGAGATACTGTAACTAAAGATGGAAGTTTTAAAGATTTATTTGGAAAAGTAGAATATGTTTTTAATGCATCAACTATAACTTTTAATGTTAAAGAGTAA
- a CDS encoding TonB-dependent receptor, with amino-acid sequence MLKNKKILFLSLFVSSFLFANETTKLDEIKVSETSENSQTIQNGQISRENNLGILGNKDFMETPFNTISYTAEYIENLQAQNIQTIISKIDPSVYSSGSIGMLTENYNIRGFSSLPNDNILNGLYGMSPHYRTSPEFLEKINVLKGPNALLNGMAPGGSIGGAVSLVTKKAQNTPTRSISTSYSSDSLWGTHLDLGQRFGEKNQFGARFNGVYRSGDTAVDNQEAKTKLAHIAFDYKADRGQLSAEYLHSYDHIDGINRGITLVNGLSVPNPPKNTTLFAPNDTYITTIDDMFMLMGDYDITDNIFIYGKYGHSETDMDALAGWKRQVVNKNGKYDDTFVHQRMEMDKDSADIGTRFNFNTFGINHELTTNLTYYHNNNHFEMKMYPTIYSTNIYNPNYSGLKLDKSFSNVKPKKSAETELFSYGFADNMSMFDDRLNIIFGLREQNVIQESFSIVTGQRTSKYDENELTPAVAVSYKFTDSVMAYANYIEGLTQGPTAPTTAANAGEMFSPYQTKQYETGIKLDFDHFTNALSIFQIEKPNGYTDPISNVYSVDGEQTNRGIEYNFFGDIFTDLRYMGGFSYIEAKNTKTAGGVNENKYATGVPKYQGKLGLEYDITNSFSVNANASAMSKQYINADNSLSISGRTIYDVGAKYKSKIGNFPTTFKADIYNVMDKDYWAGELGSGLGAPRTFMFSVKLDF; translated from the coding sequence ATGTTGAAAAATAAGAAAATCTTGTTTTTGTCTTTATTTGTGAGTTCATTTTTATTTGCAAATGAAACTACAAAACTAGATGAAATTAAAGTAAGTGAAACTTCAGAAAATTCTCAAACAATTCAAAATGGACAAATATCAAGAGAAAATAACTTAGGCATTCTTGGAAATAAAGATTTTATGGAGACACCATTTAATACCATAAGTTATACAGCTGAATATATAGAAAATTTACAAGCACAAAATATTCAGACTATTATTTCAAAAATAGATCCTTCTGTATATAGTTCTGGTTCTATTGGTATGTTAACAGAAAATTATAATATTAGAGGATTTTCAAGTCTTCCTAATGATAATATATTAAATGGCTTATATGGAATGTCTCCTCATTATCGAACAAGTCCTGAGTTTTTAGAAAAAATCAATGTTCTAAAAGGACCAAATGCTTTATTGAATGGTATGGCACCGGGAGGAAGTATTGGAGGAGCTGTTAGTTTAGTAACAAAAAAAGCTCAAAACACTCCAACAAGAAGTATCAGTACCTCTTATAGCTCAGATTCTTTATGGGGAACTCATCTTGATTTGGGGCAAAGATTTGGTGAAAAAAATCAATTTGGTGCTAGATTTAATGGTGTATATAGAAGTGGAGATACAGCAGTTGACAACCAAGAAGCTAAAACAAAATTAGCTCATATTGCATTTGATTATAAGGCAGATAGAGGACAATTATCAGCGGAATACTTACATTCTTATGATCATATTGATGGAATAAATAGAGGAATCACTCTTGTTAACGGCTTAAGTGTTCCAAATCCTCCTAAAAATACTACTTTGTTTGCACCAAATGATACTTATATAACAACAATAGATGATATGTTTATGTTGATGGGAGATTATGATATTACAGATAATATTTTTATTTATGGTAAATATGGACATAGTGAAACTGATATGGATGCATTGGCTGGTTGGAAGAGACAAGTAGTCAATAAAAATGGTAAATATGATGATACTTTTGTACATCAAAGAATGGAAATGGATAAAGATTCTGCAGATATTGGAACTAGATTTAATTTTAATACTTTTGGCATAAATCATGAACTTACAACAAATTTAACATACTATCACAATAATAACCATTTTGAAATGAAAATGTATCCTACTATATATTCTACAAATATTTACAATCCAAATTACAGTGGTTTAAAATTAGATAAGAGTTTTAGTAATGTAAAACCTAAAAAAAGCGCAGAGACTGAATTATTTAGCTATGGTTTTGCAGATAATATGAGTATGTTTGATGATAGACTAAATATTATATTTGGTTTAAGAGAACAAAATGTCATACAAGAAAGTTTTAGTATTGTAACAGGACAACGAACTTCAAAATATGATGAAAATGAACTAACACCCGCTGTTGCAGTTTCTTACAAATTTACAGATTCTGTGATGGCTTATGCAAACTATATAGAAGGATTAACTCAAGGTCCAACTGCACCAACAACAGCAGCAAATGCTGGAGAAATGTTTTCTCCTTATCAAACAAAACAATATGAAACTGGTATTAAACTAGATTTTGATCACTTTACAAATGCATTAAGTATTTTTCAAATTGAAAAACCAAATGGTTATACAGATCCTATATCAAATGTATATAGTGTAGATGGTGAACAAACAAATAGAGGTATAGAATACAACTTTTTTGGAGATATATTTACTGATTTAAGATATATGGGAGGATTTTCTTATATTGAAGCTAAAAATACAAAAACAGCTGGTGGAGTAAATGAAAATAAATATGCTACGGGTGTTCCAAAATATCAAGGAAAATTAGGTCTAGAATATGATATTACGAATAGTTTTAGTGTGAATGCAAATGCGAGTGCCATGTCAAAACAGTATATAAATGCTGATAATTCACTATCAATTTCTGGAAGAACTATTTATGATGTAGGTGCAAAATATAAATCGAAAATTGGGAATTTCCCTACAACTTTCAAAGCAGATATTTATAATGTTATGGATAAAGATTACTGGGCTGGAGAGTTAGGTAGTGGTTTGGGTGCACCTAGAACATTTATGTTCTCTGTTAAACTTGATTTCTAA
- a CDS encoding helix-turn-helix domain-containing protein, which produces MEKVLNRFSFDNMNEFVCSSLSKKHLFSLPNHLGFMYSEKEIISEYIYLFKHGLSNSYGNVTIENPNAKFDSLFINILINGTIQFKNKNKIDIVNGNNSYVKYLNECNVSLMFNKNSSKSIEIMIKKDFLEQNFSKLLEIHSKDFTSLPSITLKNQTSKNIHLANELYNSPFEGELQNIYLQSKVLELIYNEFSEMLNFKEQENKKVKLNQDDIEALHKVRNLILLENDFSDLMSLSKKVRLNEFKLKYGFKQLFNTTIGQMILEQKMLYAKQLLETSEFSISEISSFVGYKHQQNFSTAFMQFFGIRPKDLMKSRNYYY; this is translated from the coding sequence ATGGAAAAAGTGTTAAATAGATTTTCATTTGATAATATGAATGAATTCGTTTGTTCTTCATTATCTAAAAAACACCTATTTTCATTACCTAATCATTTAGGTTTTATGTATTCTGAAAAAGAAATTATTTCCGAATACATTTATCTTTTTAAACATGGATTATCGAATTCATATGGGAATGTTACAATCGAAAATCCAAATGCAAAATTCGATAGTTTATTCATAAATATTTTAATTAATGGAACTATACAATTTAAAAACAAAAATAAAATTGATATTGTTAATGGAAATAACTCTTATGTAAAATATTTAAATGAATGTAATGTTTCATTGATGTTTAATAAAAATTCTTCTAAATCTATTGAAATAATGATAAAAAAAGATTTTCTTGAGCAAAATTTTTCAAAACTTCTCGAAATTCACTCAAAAGATTTTACTTCACTTCCAAGTATAACTTTGAAAAATCAAACTTCAAAAAATATCCATCTAGCAAATGAATTATATAATTCACCTTTTGAAGGTGAACTTCAAAATATCTATTTACAAAGTAAAGTATTAGAATTAATCTATAATGAATTTAGTGAAATGTTAAATTTTAAAGAGCAAGAGAATAAAAAAGTTAAGCTTAATCAAGATGATATCGAAGCTTTACACAAAGTACGGAATCTTATTTTATTAGAGAATGATTTTTCTGATTTGATGAGCTTATCAAAAAAGGTAAGATTAAATGAGTTTAAATTAAAGTATGGGTTTAAGCAACTTTTTAATACTACAATAGGACAAATGATATTGGAACAAAAGATGCTTTATGCAAAGCAGTTACTTGAAACAAGTGAGTTTTCTATTTCTGAGATTTCAAGTTTTGTTGGTTACAAACACCAACAAAACTTTTCAACTGCGTTTATGCAATTTTTTGGAATTCGTCCTAAAGATTTAATGAAAAGCAGAAATTACTACTATTAA
- a CDS encoding Hsp20/alpha crystallin family protein produces the protein MLLTKFDPFKQIRELEKNFYNQSNSEGVTAFVPVVNTREGEFAYHVDVDLPGVKKEDIKVDINKNVLTISGERKTKEEVKEEDYYKVETYFGKFSRSFTLPDNADIENIEASSENGVLEVIIPKLKDDTTKKTIAIK, from the coding sequence ATGCTTTTAACAAAATTTGACCCATTTAAACAAATAAGAGAATTAGAAAAAAATTTTTATAACCAATCAAATAGTGAAGGTGTAACTGCTTTTGTTCCTGTTGTAAATACAAGAGAAGGCGAGTTTGCTTATCATGTAGATGTTGATCTGCCAGGTGTTAAAAAAGAAGATATTAAAGTTGATATAAATAAAAATGTTTTAACAATTAGTGGTGAAAGAAAAACAAAAGAAGAGGTAAAAGAAGAAGATTATTACAAAGTAGAAACATATTTTGGGAAATTCTCAAGAAGTTTTACTCTTCCAGATAATGCAGATATTGAAAATATCGAGGCAAGTAGTGAAAATGGCGTTTTAGAAGTGATAATTCCAAAACTTAAAGATGATACTACTAAAAAAACAATCGCAATTAAATAA
- a CDS encoding hemerythrin family protein translates to MLINKELLPLVDMDFMNETHFEDVDLINELHQSIVTYEKDSSNENFEILKLQYKNWQNHTINHFKTEEDEMQKKGFFAYPFHKGEHDSNLYEIDTVWKNFEAKKDINELKNYIEKDLVDWLTNHILSMDTVTARFFKTGMSPCGMH, encoded by the coding sequence ATGCTTATAAATAAAGAATTACTACCATTAGTTGATATGGATTTTATGAATGAAACACATTTTGAAGATGTAGATTTGATAAATGAACTTCATCAAAGTATTGTGACTTATGAAAAAGATAGCTCAAATGAGAATTTTGAAATTTTAAAATTGCAATATAAAAATTGGCAAAATCACACAATAAATCATTTTAAAACAGAAGAAGATGAAATGCAAAAAAAAGGTTTTTTCGCATACCCTTTTCATAAAGGTGAACATGATTCTAATTTGTATGAAATAGATACAGTTTGGAAAAACTTTGAAGCAAAAAAAGATATAAATGAACTAAAAAATTATATAGAAAAAGATTTAGTTGATTGGTTAACAAATCATATTTTGAGTATGGATACTGTAACTGCAAGATTTTTTAAGACAGGAATGAGTCCTTGTGGAATGCATTAG
- the moeB gene encoding molybdopterin-synthase adenylyltransferase MoeB, with protein sequence MKKEYKHDKLSSEEINRYSRHLILPEVGLEGQLKIKNSKVLVVGTGGLGAPVILYLAAAGVGTIGLIDFDTVDESNLQRQIIHSTKDVGRPKVDSATNSIKGINPNVEVIAYNDKLTSKNALEIIEKFDIVVDGTDNFQTRYLVNDSCVILKKPFVYGSIFRFEGQSSVFNAYDGPCYRCLYPEPPPAGLVPSCSEAGVIGVLPGIIGTIQANETIKLILGIGEVLKGRLLTFDALKMQFKELKLRKDDKCPVCSEHKVITELIDYEEFCGLKAAGEKVDIEEISILDLKNLINEKEPLELIDVRPSSDFQIQHIEGSKNIPFAQLAHRINEIETSKKVVIVCKIGFLSKQAILELDKIGFKTKAYSLSGGITSWINSLK encoded by the coding sequence ATGAAAAAAGAGTATAAGCATGATAAACTCTCATCAGAAGAGATAAATAGATATAGTAGGCATTTGATTCTACCAGAAGTGGGATTAGAAGGGCAACTAAAAATAAAAAATTCAAAAGTTTTGGTCGTAGGAACAGGAGGACTTGGAGCACCTGTTATTTTATATCTTGCAGCTGCTGGAGTTGGAACTATTGGTTTGATTGATTTTGATACAGTAGATGAATCAAATTTACAAAGACAGATTATTCACTCAACAAAAGATGTAGGAAGACCAAAAGTTGATTCAGCAACGAATAGTATAAAAGGTATAAATCCAAATGTTGAGGTTATTGCATATAATGATAAATTGACAAGTAAAAATGCTTTAGAGATTATTGAAAAGTTTGATATTGTTGTAGATGGAACAGACAATTTTCAAACAAGATATTTAGTAAATGATTCTTGTGTTATTTTAAAAAAACCATTTGTTTATGGTTCTATTTTTAGATTTGAAGGTCAATCAAGTGTATTTAATGCTTATGATGGTCCATGTTATAGATGTTTATATCCTGAGCCACCACCAGCTGGATTAGTTCCTTCTTGTTCTGAAGCCGGAGTAATAGGAGTATTACCCGGAATTATCGGAACAATACAAGCAAATGAGACTATAAAATTAATTTTAGGAATAGGTGAAGTTTTAAAAGGAAGACTTCTAACTTTTGATGCTTTAAAAATGCAATTCAAAGAACTAAAACTAAGAAAAGATGATAAGTGTCCTGTATGTAGTGAACATAAAGTAATAACAGAACTTATTGATTATGAAGAATTTTGTGGTTTGAAAGCAGCTGGTGAAAAAGTTGATATTGAAGAAATAAGTATATTGGATCTAAAAAATTTAATAAATGAAAAAGAGCCTTTAGAACTGATTGATGTTCGACCAAGCTCTGATTTCCAAATTCAACATATTGAAGGTTCAAAAAATATTCCATTTGCACAACTAGCACATAGAATAAATGAAATAGAAACATCTAAAAAAGTTGTAATAGTTTGTAAAATAGGTTTTTTAAGTAAACAAGCTATTTTAGAACTTGATAAAATAGGTTTTAAAACTAAAGCTTATAGTCTAAGTGGTGGAATCACTTCTTGGATAAATAGTTTAAAATAA